One stretch of Streptomyces sp. MMBL 11-1 DNA includes these proteins:
- a CDS encoding DedA family protein, producing MHLPLSAARQPLAAPEPQGGVVGWATGLVETFGGPGAGAAIALENVFPPLPSEVILPLTGFAASQGVLSVASALFWTTLGSVVGAVVLYGIGAVFGRERMHAWWAKLPLVKASDLVRTEEWFARHGTKAVLLGRMVPVFRSLISVPAGVERMPLPVFVGLTTAGSLVWNTVLVMAGYWLGDQWEVVGAYVGVVSRIVLALAAVALVGYVAMRVRGRRRGRP from the coding sequence ATGCACCTGCCCCTGTCAGCCGCCCGGCAACCGCTCGCGGCCCCGGAGCCGCAGGGGGGTGTCGTCGGCTGGGCCACCGGGCTGGTCGAGACGTTCGGCGGTCCCGGCGCGGGCGCGGCCATCGCGCTGGAGAACGTGTTCCCGCCGCTGCCCAGCGAGGTCATCCTGCCGCTGACCGGGTTCGCCGCCTCGCAGGGGGTGCTCAGCGTCGCTTCGGCCCTGTTCTGGACGACGCTCGGCTCGGTCGTCGGCGCGGTGGTCCTGTACGGCATCGGCGCCGTGTTCGGCCGGGAACGGATGCACGCCTGGTGGGCGAAGCTCCCCCTGGTCAAGGCCTCCGACCTGGTGCGGACGGAGGAGTGGTTCGCCCGGCACGGCACCAAGGCCGTGCTGCTGGGCCGCATGGTGCCGGTGTTCCGGAGCCTGATCTCGGTGCCCGCGGGCGTGGAGCGCATGCCGCTGCCGGTGTTCGTCGGGCTGACGACGGCGGGCAGCCTGGTGTGGAACACCGTGCTCGTGATGGCCGGATACTGGCTCGGCGACCAGTGGGAGGTGGTCGGGGCGTACGTCGGCGTCGTGTCCAGGATCGTGCTCGCGCTGGCCGCCGTCGCCCTGGTCGGTTACGTCGCGATGCGCGTCCGGGGCCGCCGCCGCGGGCGGCCCTGA
- a CDS encoding SIS domain-containing protein translates to MSYAETETASQPACWRRAAALAGGPEAAALPVAGERIAVVGCGTSFYMAQAYAGLREGSGQGESDAFAASEFPFGRGYDRVVALTRSGTTTEVLELLRRLRGTSRTVAVTADPQTPVRAAADDLVVLDFADERSVVQTRFATTALTLLRAHLGLHSEAVVADAESALTEPLLDGLLRSTQFSFLGRGWTVGLAHEAALKMKEASLSWTESYPAMEYRHGPISISTVSTATWMFGEAPEGLPEQVRATGAQWVDSPLDPLADLVRVQRLALARAAARGLDPDLPRHLSRSVVLDGA, encoded by the coding sequence GTGTCGTATGCCGAGACCGAGACAGCCAGTCAGCCCGCCTGCTGGCGGCGCGCCGCCGCCCTGGCGGGTGGCCCCGAGGCCGCCGCCCTGCCCGTCGCGGGCGAGCGGATCGCGGTCGTCGGCTGCGGTACCTCCTTCTACATGGCGCAGGCCTACGCCGGGCTCCGCGAGGGTTCCGGCCAGGGCGAGTCGGACGCCTTCGCCGCCTCCGAGTTCCCCTTCGGCCGCGGCTACGACCGCGTCGTCGCGCTGACCCGCTCGGGGACCACGACCGAGGTACTGGAGCTGTTGCGGCGGCTGCGCGGCACCTCCCGCACGGTGGCCGTCACGGCGGACCCGCAGACCCCGGTCAGGGCGGCGGCCGACGATCTCGTCGTCCTGGACTTCGCCGACGAACGGTCCGTCGTCCAGACGCGCTTCGCCACGACCGCCCTCACCCTGCTGCGGGCCCACCTCGGCCTCCACTCCGAGGCCGTGGTCGCCGACGCGGAGAGCGCGCTGACCGAGCCACTGCTCGACGGGCTGCTGCGGAGCACGCAGTTCTCCTTCCTCGGGAGGGGGTGGACGGTCGGGCTGGCCCACGAGGCGGCGCTGAAGATGAAGGAGGCGTCGCTGTCCTGGACCGAGTCCTATCCCGCCATGGAGTACCGCCACGGTCCCATCAGCATCTCCACCGTCTCCACCGCGACCTGGATGTTCGGCGAGGCCCCCGAGGGTCTGCCCGAGCAGGTGCGCGCGACGGGCGCCCAGTGGGTGGACAGCCCCCTCGACCCGCTGGCCGATCTCGTCCGCGTACAGCGCCTCGCCCTCGCCCGTGCGGCCGCGCGGGGACTCGATCCCGACCTGCCGCGCCATCTGAGCCGTTCGGTGGTGCTCGACGGCGCCTGA
- a CDS encoding DeoR/GlpR family DNA-binding transcription regulator, with product MSRDARWDALLELVGKHGRVDVEEAATALDVSAATIRRDLDQLAEQHLLTRTRGGAVAHGVSYELALRYKTGRHAPEKQAIGRAVSALVAVGEVVGLTGGTTVTEVARALAVRPDIVGETAAAGGQPTLTVVTNALNIASELAIRPQIKMVVTGGVARPQSYELTGPLAVGVMNEITLDVAVLGVNAIDIERGAYVHHEGEASVNRLLAERAQRVVVAADSSKIGKRAFARVCDLGRVDVLVTDSHICAEAKGRFGEAGVQVITV from the coding sequence TTGTCCAGGGACGCCCGGTGGGACGCGCTGCTGGAACTGGTCGGCAAGCACGGCAGGGTGGACGTCGAGGAGGCGGCGACGGCGCTCGACGTCTCGGCCGCGACCATCCGCCGTGACCTGGACCAGCTGGCGGAACAGCACCTGCTCACCCGGACCAGGGGCGGCGCGGTGGCGCACGGGGTCTCCTACGAACTGGCGCTCCGCTACAAGACGGGCCGTCACGCGCCGGAGAAGCAGGCCATCGGCCGCGCGGTGTCCGCTCTCGTGGCCGTCGGCGAAGTCGTCGGCCTGACCGGTGGGACGACCGTGACCGAGGTCGCCAGGGCTCTGGCGGTACGCCCGGACATCGTGGGCGAGACGGCGGCGGCGGGCGGGCAGCCGACGCTGACCGTGGTGACCAACGCCCTCAACATCGCGAGTGAGCTGGCGATCCGGCCGCAGATCAAGATGGTCGTGACGGGCGGGGTGGCGAGGCCCCAGTCGTACGAGCTGACGGGCCCGCTCGCCGTCGGCGTGATGAACGAGATCACCCTGGACGTCGCCGTCCTCGGCGTGAACGCCATCGACATCGAACGCGGTGCGTACGTCCATCACGAGGGCGAGGCCAGCGTCAACCGGCTGCTGGCGGAGCGGGCCCAGCGGGTGGTGGTGGCGGCCGACTCGTCGAAGATCGGCAAGCGGGCGTTCGCCCGGGTCTGCGACCTCGGACGGGTCGACGTTCTGGTCACCGACTCCCACATCTGCGCGGAGGCGAAGGGCCGGTTCGGCGAGGCGGGCGTCCAGGTCATCACGGTCTGA
- a CDS encoding cell division protein SepF, with the protein MSRYDRYDRYDATDEQWEGLAQVVPLRGRDEWPSRIDHRTVPDERAAEQRRLVVLRVQVFADAREVAEYLVAQVPVLLDLTAAETDVAKRILDFSSGVVFGLGSGMHRVDRNVFLLAPVGMEVEGVTPAGLAQS; encoded by the coding sequence GTGAGCAGGTACGACAGGTATGACAGATACGACGCCACCGACGAACAGTGGGAGGGGCTCGCGCAGGTCGTACCGCTGCGCGGCCGCGACGAGTGGCCGTCGCGGATCGACCATCGCACCGTCCCGGACGAGCGCGCGGCCGAACAGCGGCGCCTCGTCGTGCTGCGGGTGCAGGTCTTCGCGGACGCGCGCGAGGTCGCCGAGTACCTGGTCGCCCAAGTGCCGGTGCTGCTCGACCTGACGGCGGCGGAAACGGACGTGGCGAAGCGGATCCTCGACTTCAGCAGCGGTGTGGTCTTCGGCCTCGGCAGCGGCATGCACCGCGTCGACCGCAATGTCTTCCTGCTCGCGCCGGTCGGCATGGAGGTCGAGGGGGTCACGCCCGCGGGCCTCGCCCAGTCGTAG
- a CDS encoding nucleotide pyrophosphohydrolase, with product MTDIDVAELQRRLAAFAAARDWGRYHTPKNLAAALSVEASELLEIFQWLTPEQSAAIMESPESAHRVADEVADVLAYLLQFCEVLGIDPTAALAAKLERNEKRFPVPSAPEPHDRHSSE from the coding sequence GTGACAGACATCGATGTGGCAGAACTCCAGCGGCGGCTGGCCGCGTTCGCGGCGGCGCGCGACTGGGGGCGGTACCACACCCCGAAGAACCTGGCGGCCGCGCTCAGCGTCGAGGCCTCGGAACTGCTGGAGATCTTCCAGTGGCTGACGCCCGAACAGTCGGCCGCGATCATGGAGAGCCCCGAATCGGCCCACCGGGTCGCCGACGAGGTGGCGGATGTGCTCGCCTACCTCCTGCAGTTCTGCGAGGTCCTGGGCATCGATCCGACGGCGGCGCTGGCGGCCAAGTTGGAGCGGAACGAGAAGCGCTTCCCCGTGCCGAGCGCTCCAGAACCTCACGATCGTCACTCTTCGGAGTGA
- a CDS encoding DUF6099 family protein, with product MEAERLIEAGRRALADSRGALDVMAEAWQAQAVARAVGSRLALYGPVELRSEARALGEIGAGCSALNHPTVLSGGARAAQLSGIAAVRPALAGLALLLSEAGIALVGVACDTGEDGLYWQCIEAMDAADESLDRVHGMLRRLAERERERDGPYGGIRGPAASAAGP from the coding sequence ATGGAAGCGGAGCGACTCATCGAGGCGGGACGGCGGGCTCTGGCGGACAGCCGGGGTGCGCTGGACGTCATGGCGGAGGCCTGGCAGGCGCAGGCGGTCGCCCGGGCGGTCGGCAGTCGGCTGGCGCTGTACGGCCCGGTGGAATTACGGAGCGAGGCGCGGGCGCTGGGGGAGATCGGCGCCGGATGCTCGGCGCTGAATCACCCGACGGTGCTCTCCGGCGGGGCCAGGGCGGCCCAGTTGTCCGGGATCGCCGCTGTGCGGCCGGCGCTGGCCGGGCTGGCGCTGCTGCTCAGTGAGGCCGGGATCGCCCTGGTCGGAGTGGCCTGCGACACGGGGGAGGACGGTCTGTACTGGCAGTGCATCGAGGCCATGGACGCGGCCGACGAATCGCTGGACCGCGTGCACGGGATGCTGAGACGACTGGCGGAGCGGGAGAGGGAGCGCGACGGTCCCTACGGCGGTATACGCGGCCCCGCGGCATCGGCGGCGGGTCCCTGA
- a CDS encoding LLM class F420-dependent oxidoreductase — translation MDLRIFTEPQQGADYDTLLTVAKAAEDLGFDAFYRSDHYLRMGSGDGLPGPTDAWITLAGLARETRRIRLGTLMTAGTFRLPGVLAIQVAQVDQMSGGRVELGLGAGWFEEEHKAYGIPFPKEKFGRLEEQLAIITGLWATEVGKTFSYDGTYYQLTDSPALPKPAQAKVPVLIGGHGATRTPRLAAQYADEFNIPFASLEDSERQFGRVRAAAQAYGRAPDDLVYSNALIVCTGKDDAEVARRAAAIGRDVEELKANGLAGSPAEVVDKIGSYGAIGSSRIYLQVLDLDDLDHLELISSQIQSQLT, via the coding sequence ATGGATCTCCGCATCTTCACCGAGCCCCAGCAAGGGGCCGACTACGACACCCTGCTCACCGTCGCCAAGGCCGCCGAGGACCTGGGCTTCGACGCCTTCTACCGCTCCGACCACTATCTCCGCATGGGCTCCGGCGACGGGCTGCCCGGACCGACGGACGCCTGGATCACCCTGGCCGGACTGGCGCGCGAGACCCGGCGGATCCGGCTCGGCACGCTGATGACCGCCGGCACGTTCCGGCTGCCGGGCGTGCTGGCCATTCAGGTGGCCCAGGTCGACCAGATGTCCGGCGGCCGGGTCGAACTCGGCCTGGGGGCAGGTTGGTTCGAGGAGGAACACAAGGCCTACGGCATTCCGTTCCCGAAGGAGAAGTTCGGCCGCCTGGAGGAGCAGCTCGCGATCATCACGGGTCTGTGGGCGACAGAGGTCGGCAAGACCTTCAGCTATGACGGGACGTACTACCAGCTCACCGATTCGCCCGCGCTGCCCAAGCCCGCCCAGGCCAAGGTGCCCGTACTGATCGGCGGCCACGGTGCGACGCGCACCCCGCGGCTCGCCGCGCAGTACGCGGACGAGTTCAACATCCCGTTCGCCTCGCTGGAGGACAGCGAGAGGCAGTTCGGCCGGGTCAGGGCCGCCGCGCAGGCGTACGGGCGCGCGCCGGACGACCTCGTGTACTCCAACGCGCTGATCGTCTGCACGGGCAAGGACGACGCGGAGGTCGCCCGGCGCGCGGCGGCCATCGGCCGGGACGTGGAGGAGCTCAAGGCGAACGGGCTGGCGGGATCGCCCGCGGAGGTGGTCGACAAGATCGGCAGCTACGGGGCGATCGGCTCGTCGAGGATCTACCTCCAGGTCCTCGATCTGGACGACCTGGACCATCTGGAACTGATCTCCTCGCAGATCCAGTCCCAGCTGACCTGA
- the mmuM gene encoding homocysteine S-methyltransferase, translating into MSTGTTLADALDAGPVLLDGGLSNQLEAQGCDLSDELWSARLLADAPEQIEAAHLAYLRAGARVLITASYQATFEGFGRYGLDRAGTEALLARSVELARGAADAAHRADPGRRTWVAASVGPYGAMLADGSEYRGRYGLSVRELERFHRPRVAALAAAGPDALALETVPDLDEAEALVRVAEETGLPYWLSYSVAGGRTRAGQPLEEAFAVAAGRDSALAVGVNCCDPEEARAAVEQAVAVTGRPAVVYPNSGEGWDAGARGWTGCGTFDPGRVRAWTRAGARLVGGCCRVGPDLVAELAGRLEGHGPP; encoded by the coding sequence GTGAGCACCGGCACCACGCTCGCCGACGCGCTGGACGCCGGGCCCGTCCTGCTGGACGGTGGACTCTCCAACCAACTGGAGGCGCAGGGCTGCGATCTGTCCGACGAGCTGTGGTCGGCCCGGTTGCTGGCCGACGCGCCGGAACAGATCGAGGCCGCTCACCTCGCCTACCTCCGGGCGGGCGCGCGGGTGCTCATCACGGCCAGCTATCAGGCCACCTTCGAGGGATTCGGACGGTACGGGCTCGACCGGGCCGGGACAGAGGCTCTGCTCGCCCGCAGCGTGGAGCTGGCCCGGGGCGCCGCCGACGCGGCGCACCGGGCGGACCCCGGGCGGCGGACCTGGGTCGCGGCGTCGGTCGGACCGTACGGGGCGATGCTCGCGGACGGCAGTGAGTACCGGGGCCGTTACGGGCTGAGCGTCCGGGAGCTGGAGCGCTTCCACCGCCCCCGGGTGGCGGCGCTGGCCGCTGCCGGGCCGGACGCCCTGGCCCTGGAGACGGTGCCGGACCTGGACGAGGCCGAAGCCCTGGTCCGGGTGGCCGAGGAGACCGGGCTGCCGTACTGGCTCTCGTACAGCGTGGCGGGCGGCCGGACCCGGGCCGGTCAGCCGCTGGAGGAGGCGTTCGCGGTGGCGGCGGGGCGGGACTCCGCCCTCGCGGTCGGGGTCAACTGCTGCGATCCGGAGGAGGCGCGGGCGGCGGTGGAGCAGGCGGTGGCGGTCACGGGCAGGCCCGCCGTGGTCTACCCGAACAGCGGGGAGGGGTGGGACGCCGGAGCGCGGGGATGGACCGGGTGCGGCACCTTCGACCCCGGGCGGGTGCGGGCCTGGACGCGGGCCGGGGCCAGGCTCGTCGGAGGCTGCTGCCGGGTGGGGCCGGACCTCGTCGCGGAGCTGGCGGGGAGGCTGGAGGGACACGGGCCGCCGTAG
- a CDS encoding 3' terminal RNA ribose 2'-O-methyltransferase Hen1 yields MFLTIGTTGTRERPATDLGFLLHKHPDKAQTFSTSHGSAHVFYPEASPERCTAALLLEVDPVALVRRGKGKGRGGAPDAALAQYVNDRPYAASSLLSVALAAVFKSALGGVCRAMPERAGSPLPLRIEVPALPARGGAELVRKLFAPLGWSGVDVTAVPLDEEFPAWGDSRYVRLVLEGELRLADALRQLYVLLPVLDDAKHYWVAPDEVDKLLRAGEGWLADHPERPLITRRYLSHRWGLTRQADQALELVRLAESDDLDVGCVDNAVDESTDTEEKPVPLAEHRRTAILDALRAAGARRVLDLGCGQGQLVQALLKDVRFTEIVGVDVSMRALTIASRRLKLDRMGERQADRVTLRQGSLTYTDKRLAGYDAAVLSEVVEHLDLPRLPALEYAVFGAARPGTVLVTTPNVEYNVRWETLPAGHVRHGDHRFEWTRAEFRDWAGQVAERHGYTVRYVPVGPDDPEVGPPTQMAVFTRATETTGSRDRHTEKTTDTKEAEAA; encoded by the coding sequence GTGTTCCTGACAATCGGTACGACCGGCACCCGTGAACGTCCCGCCACGGACCTGGGCTTCCTGCTGCACAAGCATCCCGACAAGGCACAGACGTTCTCCACTTCGCACGGCTCCGCGCACGTCTTCTATCCCGAGGCGTCCCCCGAGCGCTGCACGGCCGCACTCCTGCTGGAGGTGGATCCGGTGGCGCTGGTGCGGCGCGGCAAGGGCAAGGGCCGGGGAGGCGCACCCGACGCGGCGCTCGCGCAGTACGTCAACGACCGCCCCTACGCGGCGTCCTCGCTGTTGTCGGTCGCCCTCGCCGCCGTGTTCAAGTCCGCGCTCGGCGGTGTCTGCCGGGCCATGCCCGAGCGGGCCGGGAGCCCGTTGCCGCTGCGGATCGAGGTGCCCGCCCTGCCCGCCAGGGGCGGCGCCGAGCTGGTGCGCAAGCTGTTCGCGCCGCTCGGCTGGTCGGGTGTCGACGTCACGGCCGTACCGCTGGACGAGGAGTTCCCCGCGTGGGGCGACTCCCGGTACGTACGGCTGGTGCTGGAGGGCGAGTTGCGGCTCGCCGACGCGCTGCGGCAGCTCTACGTCCTGCTTCCGGTGCTCGACGACGCCAAGCACTACTGGGTCGCGCCCGACGAGGTGGACAAGCTGCTGCGCGCGGGGGAGGGCTGGCTGGCCGACCACCCCGAGCGGCCACTGATCACCCGGCGCTATCTGTCCCACCGCTGGGGGCTCACCCGCCAGGCCGACCAGGCCCTGGAGCTGGTGCGGCTCGCCGAGTCGGACGACCTCGACGTGGGATGCGTCGACAACGCCGTGGACGAGAGCACCGACACCGAGGAGAAGCCTGTTCCGCTCGCCGAGCACCGGCGCACCGCGATCCTCGACGCGCTGCGCGCCGCCGGGGCGCGCCGGGTGCTCGACCTCGGCTGCGGACAGGGCCAGTTGGTGCAGGCCCTCCTCAAGGACGTGCGCTTCACCGAGATCGTGGGCGTCGACGTCTCGATGCGGGCCCTCACCATCGCCTCGCGGCGGCTGAAGCTGGACCGGATGGGGGAGCGCCAGGCCGACCGGGTCACCCTGCGGCAGGGGTCGCTGACCTATACGGACAAGCGGCTGGCGGGATACGACGCCGCCGTGCTCAGCGAGGTCGTCGAGCACCTCGACCTGCCCCGGCTGCCCGCCCTGGAGTACGCGGTGTTCGGCGCGGCGCGCCCTGGGACGGTGCTCGTGACCACGCCGAACGTCGAGTACAACGTCCGCTGGGAGACCCTCCCGGCCGGGCACGTCCGGCACGGGGACCACCGCTTCGAGTGGACCCGGGCCGAATTCCGGGACTGGGCCGGGCAGGTCGCGGAGCGGCACGGATACACCGTCCGGTACGTGCCGGTCGGGCCGGACGACCCCGAGGTGGGACCGCCGACCCAGATGGCCGTGTTCACCCGGGCCACCGAAACCACCGGCAGCCGCGACAGGCACACCGAGAAGACGACCGACACGAAGGAGGCGGAAGCCGCGTGA
- a CDS encoding polynucleotide kinase-phosphatase, with translation MNSDHSTTGAETATTAAARVLPVTDLSLVVLIGASGSGKSTFARKHFKPTEVISSDFCRGLVADDENDQSASRDAFDVLHHIAGKRLEAGRLTVIDATSVQSESRKQLVQLARKHDVLPIAIVLDLPEEVCAARNAARPDRASMPRHVIQRHRRELRRSLRGLEREGFRKVHVLRTEEEAESATVVLERRYNDLRHLTGPFDIIGDIHGCRSELDTLLGKLGYVDGAHPEGRTAVFVGDLVDRGPDSPGVLRRVMSMVASGTALCVPGNHENKLGRYLAGRKVQLTHGLAETVEQLEREDAEHPEFRWQVREFIDGLVSHYVLDGGKLVVCHAGLPEKYHGRTSGRVRSHALYGDTTGETDEFGLPVRYPWAEEYRGRATVVYGHTPVPTTSWINNTICLDTGAVFGGKMTALRWPERELVDVPAEKVWYEPVKPLTTEAPGGREGRPLDIADVQGRRIVETRHLGRVAVREENAAAALEVMSRFAVDPQLLAYLPPTMAPTATSREDGFLEHPAEAFAQYAADGVERVVCEEKHMGSRAVALVCKDAGAATARFGTAGPTGALYTRTGRPFLDDTAMTEAVLGRLRTALTAAGLWEEWDTDWVLLDAELMPWSLKAGGLLRSQYAAVGAASGAVFPPAVAALDQAVARGVEVAGLAGLQRARARDAAAFTEAYRRYCWPTEGLDGVRLAPFQILAVQGRSLASVPHDEQLAWLDRLVEHDPTGLLRITRRLVVDTGDEASVRAGVDWWLEMTGRGGEGMVVKPLGALVRDAGGRLVQPGVKVRGREYLRIVYGPEYTRPENLERLRSRFLGHKRSLALREYALGLEALDRLADGEPLWRVHEAVFAVLALESEPVDPRL, from the coding sequence GTGAACAGCGACCACAGCACCACCGGCGCGGAAACCGCCACGACCGCAGCCGCGCGCGTCCTGCCGGTGACCGACCTCTCCCTCGTCGTCCTCATCGGCGCCAGCGGATCGGGCAAGTCCACCTTCGCCCGCAAGCACTTCAAGCCGACCGAGGTCATCTCCTCGGACTTCTGCCGGGGCCTGGTCGCCGACGACGAGAACGACCAGAGCGCCAGCCGCGACGCCTTCGACGTGCTGCACCACATCGCGGGCAAGCGCCTGGAGGCCGGGCGGCTCACCGTGATCGACGCCACCAGCGTCCAGTCCGAGAGCCGCAAGCAGCTCGTCCAGCTGGCCCGCAAGCACGACGTCCTGCCCATCGCCATCGTCCTCGACCTCCCCGAAGAGGTCTGCGCCGCCCGCAACGCGGCCCGCCCGGACCGTGCCTCCATGCCGCGCCACGTCATCCAGCGGCACCGCCGCGAGCTGCGGCGTTCCCTGCGCGGCCTGGAGCGCGAGGGCTTCCGCAAGGTGCACGTCCTGCGCACCGAGGAGGAGGCCGAGAGCGCGACGGTGGTCCTGGAGCGCCGCTACAACGACCTGCGCCACCTCACCGGCCCGTTCGACATCATCGGGGACATCCACGGCTGCCGCTCCGAGCTGGACACCCTGCTCGGCAAGCTCGGCTATGTGGACGGCGCCCACCCCGAGGGGCGCACCGCCGTGTTCGTCGGCGACCTCGTCGACCGGGGTCCCGACAGCCCCGGCGTGCTGCGCCGCGTGATGTCCATGGTGGCGTCGGGCACCGCCCTGTGCGTGCCCGGCAACCACGAGAACAAGCTCGGCCGCTATCTCGCGGGCCGCAAGGTCCAGCTCACCCACGGGCTCGCCGAGACCGTCGAGCAGCTGGAGCGCGAGGACGCCGAGCACCCCGAGTTCCGGTGGCAGGTACGCGAGTTCATCGACGGGCTGGTCAGCCACTACGTCCTGGACGGCGGCAAGCTGGTGGTCTGCCACGCCGGGCTGCCCGAGAAGTACCACGGCCGCACCTCCGGCCGGGTCCGCTCGCACGCGCTGTACGGGGACACGACGGGGGAGACCGACGAGTTCGGTCTGCCCGTGCGCTATCCGTGGGCCGAGGAGTACCGGGGCCGCGCCACCGTGGTCTACGGCCACACCCCCGTCCCCACCACCTCCTGGATCAACAACACCATCTGCCTGGACACCGGGGCCGTCTTCGGCGGGAAGATGACCGCGCTGCGCTGGCCGGAGCGCGAACTCGTGGACGTACCCGCCGAGAAGGTCTGGTACGAGCCCGTCAAACCGCTGACCACCGAGGCACCCGGGGGAAGGGAAGGCCGGCCGCTGGACATCGCCGACGTCCAGGGCCGCCGGATCGTGGAGACCCGGCACCTGGGCCGCGTCGCCGTGCGCGAGGAGAACGCCGCCGCCGCGCTCGAGGTCATGAGCCGGTTCGCCGTCGACCCACAGCTCCTCGCCTACCTCCCGCCGACCATGGCGCCCACCGCCACCTCCCGCGAGGACGGCTTCCTGGAGCACCCGGCCGAGGCCTTCGCGCAGTACGCCGCCGACGGTGTCGAGCGGGTCGTGTGCGAGGAGAAGCACATGGGCTCCCGGGCCGTCGCCCTGGTCTGCAAGGACGCCGGAGCCGCGACCGCGCGCTTCGGCACGGCGGGGCCCACCGGTGCGCTGTACACCCGCACCGGACGCCCGTTCCTGGACGACACGGCCATGACCGAGGCGGTCCTGGGCCGGCTCCGCACCGCCCTCACCGCCGCCGGGCTCTGGGAGGAGTGGGACACCGACTGGGTGCTCCTGGACGCCGAACTGATGCCGTGGTCGCTCAAGGCCGGCGGGCTGCTGCGCTCGCAGTACGCCGCCGTCGGCGCCGCGTCCGGCGCGGTCTTCCCGCCGGCCGTCGCCGCCCTGGACCAGGCGGTCGCCCGGGGCGTCGAGGTGGCGGGCCTCGCCGGACTCCAGCGGGCCCGCGCCAGGGACGCGGCCGCGTTCACCGAGGCGTACCGGCGCTACTGCTGGCCCACCGAGGGGCTGGACGGGGTGCGGCTCGCGCCGTTCCAGATCCTCGCCGTCCAGGGCCGCTCCCTGGCCTCCGTGCCGCACGACGAGCAGCTCGCCTGGCTGGACCGGCTCGTGGAGCACGACCCGACCGGGCTCCTCCGGATCACCCGCCGGCTCGTCGTCGACACCGGGGACGAGGCCTCCGTGCGCGCGGGCGTGGACTGGTGGCTGGAGATGACCGGGCGGGGCGGCGAGGGCATGGTCGTCAAGCCGCTCGGCGCCCTCGTCCGGGACGCCGGGGGCCGGCTCGTCCAGCCCGGCGTCAAGGTGCGCGGCCGGGAGTATCTCCGTATCGTCTACGGCCCCGAGTACACCCGCCCGGAGAACCTGGAGCGCCTGCGCTCCCGGTTCCTCGGCCACAAGCGCTCGCTGGCGCTGCGGGAGTACGCGCTCGGCCTGGAGGCCCTGGACCGGCTGGCGGATGGCGAGCCGCTCTGGCGGGTCCACGAGGCGGTGTTCGCCGTCCTCGCCCTGGAGTCGGAGCCGGTGGACCCCCGCCTCTGA